Proteins from one Mesorhizobium sp. M9A.F.Ca.ET.002.03.1.2 genomic window:
- a CDS encoding type II secretion system F family protein encodes MFGIDGTVLAFIVLAGFSAGAVAYALLFNRISTEKQVGRRLETIKTAETDGAVIKASRDRVAEAAKRRKSVQDSLKDLEQKQKTNQRVVKKPPLKAQIRQAGMKVSLERFYLYSAVCGVVLTFLAYFIGAPLLILPGVLLVGALGLPRWFVSFCRARRVKAFLNEFPNALDIIVRAVKSGLPLNDAIRLIANESPEPVKTEFRRIVDSQQMGLSIPDASLRMAETMPCTEASFFGIVIQIQSQAGGNLSEALGNLSRVLRDRKKMKAKVQALSMEAKASAVIIGALPFVVAFLVYLTSPNYIMPLFTTSVGNLILGCSAVWMSIGILVMRKMMNFEV; translated from the coding sequence ATGTTCGGAATTGACGGCACCGTATTGGCGTTCATCGTGCTCGCCGGCTTCAGCGCCGGCGCGGTCGCCTATGCTCTTTTGTTCAACCGGATCAGCACCGAGAAGCAGGTCGGCAGGCGGCTTGAGACGATCAAGACCGCGGAGACGGATGGTGCCGTCATCAAGGCCTCGCGTGATCGCGTGGCGGAAGCGGCCAAGCGGCGCAAGTCGGTACAGGATTCTCTGAAGGATCTTGAGCAGAAGCAGAAAACCAACCAGCGCGTCGTCAAGAAGCCGCCACTGAAGGCCCAGATCCGTCAGGCGGGCATGAAGGTCTCGCTCGAGCGCTTCTATCTCTACTCGGCTGTTTGCGGCGTTGTCCTGACGTTTCTTGCCTATTTCATCGGCGCACCGCTGCTTATCTTGCCGGGTGTTCTGCTGGTCGGCGCCCTCGGCCTGCCACGCTGGTTCGTCTCGTTTTGCCGTGCTCGCCGGGTCAAGGCGTTCCTGAACGAATTTCCGAACGCGCTCGACATCATCGTGCGTGCTGTCAAATCCGGCCTGCCGCTGAACGACGCTATCCGCCTGATCGCCAACGAATCTCCCGAACCGGTCAAGACCGAGTTTCGCCGCATCGTCGATTCGCAGCAGATGGGCCTGTCGATCCCCGACGCCAGCCTCCGCATGGCCGAAACGATGCCATGCACGGAGGCAAGCTTCTTCGGCATCGTCATCCAGATCCAGTCACAGGCCGGCGGCAACCTTTCCGAGGCACTGGGCAATCTTTCGCGCGTGCTTCGCGACCGCAAGAAAATGAAAGCCAAGGTCCAGGCGCTGTCCATGGAGGCGAAGGCGTCCGCGGTGATCATCGGCGCTTTGCCTTTCGTCGTCGCTTTTCTCGTCTACCTGACAAGCCCGAACTACATCATGCCATTGTTCACCACCAGCGTCGGCAATCTGATCCTCGGTTGTTCAGCGGTCTGGATGTCGATCGGCATCCTGGTGATGCGCAAGATGATGAACTTCGAGGTTTAG
- a CDS encoding type II secretion system F family protein translates to MTDQVVKTLTDPAFLIALLVGIAVFATVFTLLPAFGGNQLKARMKSVALERDELRAKQRARLAVEADRRRKGLREEQSIGMRNIVDRLDLRRALADEGTLQKLKVAGFRGQNPLTRFLFFRLVLPFVGFALAAMYMFVLGGLSEQPPLIKLFVCVVVAYAGFYAPVLYVNNRATKRKQSIQMAWPDALDLMLICVESGMSVEAAFRKVADEIGSQSVALAEEFILTNAELSYLQERKQAYENLASRTGLESVKSVSQALVQAERYGTPVAHALRVLASESRDMRMNAAEKKAAALPPKLTVPMILFFLPVLFAIILGPAGIQVSQRGVFGDQSRSSSE, encoded by the coding sequence ATGACCGACCAAGTCGTCAAAACCCTTACGGATCCGGCATTCCTGATTGCCTTGCTGGTCGGCATCGCGGTGTTTGCGACCGTCTTCACGCTGCTGCCGGCCTTTGGCGGAAACCAGCTTAAGGCGCGCATGAAATCCGTGGCGCTGGAGCGTGACGAACTGCGCGCCAAGCAGCGTGCGCGGCTTGCCGTCGAGGCCGATCGCCGCCGCAAGGGCCTGCGCGAGGAACAGTCGATAGGCATGCGCAATATTGTCGACCGGCTGGACCTGAGGCGCGCGCTGGCCGATGAAGGCACGTTGCAGAAACTCAAAGTGGCGGGCTTTCGCGGGCAGAATCCGCTGACGCGGTTCCTTTTCTTCCGTCTGGTCCTGCCCTTTGTCGGCTTCGCGTTGGCCGCGATGTATATGTTCGTGCTCGGAGGATTATCCGAGCAGCCGCCTCTCATCAAATTGTTCGTCTGCGTCGTCGTCGCCTATGCGGGTTTTTACGCGCCGGTGCTCTATGTCAACAACCGCGCCACCAAGCGCAAGCAGTCGATCCAGATGGCGTGGCCGGACGCGCTCGATCTGATGTTGATCTGCGTCGAATCCGGCATGTCGGTGGAGGCGGCGTTTCGTAAGGTCGCGGACGAGATCGGCTCGCAATCGGTGGCGCTTGCGGAAGAGTTCATCCTGACCAATGCCGAACTTTCCTACTTGCAGGAACGCAAACAGGCTTACGAGAACCTTGCAAGCCGCACCGGCCTGGAGTCGGTCAAGTCGGTGTCGCAGGCGCTGGTCCAGGCCGAGCGCTACGGCACGCCGGTGGCGCACGCGCTGCGCGTGCTTGCCAGCGAAAGCCGCGACATGCGCATGAACGCCGCGGAGAAGAAAGCAGCGGCCTTGCCGCCGAAGCTCACCGTGCCGATGATCCTGTTCTTCCTGCCAGTGCTGTTCGCCATCATTCTGGGTCCTGCAGGCATCCAGGTGAGCCAGCGTGGCGTCTTCGGCGACCAGTCGAGATCCAGCAGCGAGTAG
- a CDS encoding tetratricopeptide repeat protein → MSIKRMMNATGKRLITTTFTMALAASVAGCGTSKLTTGSISRTSGKPLETMSAGELHNATVALGQSYAKNPNDKRIATNYAAALQMDGDADQSLAVMRKLAIALPKDRDVLAAYGKALAANGQFEPALDAVRRAQTPEYPDWKLVSAEAAILDQLGQRDEARQNYRKALDLKPNEPSILSNLGMSYLLEGDLRTAETYMRSAAQQPNADSRVRQNLALVVGLQGRFDEAEKIASQELSAEQAQANVAYLRQMLAQQNAWSQLKDQDKAKPATN, encoded by the coding sequence ATGTCGATCAAACGCATGATGAACGCCACGGGAAAGCGGCTGATCACCACGACGTTCACAATGGCGCTCGCGGCCAGCGTTGCCGGCTGCGGGACCAGCAAGTTGACGACCGGCTCTATCTCTCGCACCAGCGGCAAGCCGCTGGAAACCATGTCGGCCGGCGAGTTGCACAACGCGACGGTCGCGCTCGGTCAGTCCTACGCCAAGAATCCGAACGACAAGCGGATCGCGACAAACTATGCAGCGGCGCTGCAGATGGATGGCGACGCCGATCAGTCGCTCGCCGTGATGCGCAAGCTGGCGATCGCCCTGCCGAAGGACCGCGACGTGCTCGCCGCCTATGGCAAGGCGCTCGCTGCCAACGGCCAGTTCGAGCCGGCGCTCGATGCCGTGCGCCGCGCGCAGACGCCGGAATATCCCGACTGGAAGCTGGTGTCGGCGGAAGCCGCGATTCTCGACCAGCTCGGCCAGAGAGACGAAGCACGCCAGAATTACCGCAAGGCGCTGGACCTCAAGCCGAACGAACCCTCGATCCTTTCCAATCTCGGCATGTCCTACCTGTTGGAAGGCGATCTGCGCACGGCAGAGACCTATATGCGCTCGGCCGCCCAGCAGCCGAACGCCGACAGCCGCGTCCGCCAGAACCTGGCGCTGGTCGTCGGCCTGCAAGGCCGCTTCGACGAGGCCGAGAAGATCGCCTCGCAGGAGCTCTCGGCCGAACAGGCGCAGGCGAACGTAGCTTACCTTCGCCAGATGCTCGCCCAGCAGAACGCCTGGAGCCAGCTCAAGGACCAGGACAAGGCAAAGCCTGCCACGAACTGA
- a CDS encoding leucyl aminopeptidase family protein: protein MPVELVEKKLKMALPVHLVAKDRLEAAGLASSALSWARANGFSGEAGRTLVVPGANGAVAGALFGMGDSEGALIIGALARALPEGDWHFASAPAEPELAAIALALGGYVFTRYGKKPGKALRFSLPSGADAARVRSIAEGVFLTRDLVNTPTNDMGPDELEKAVRILARTHKAEMSVTKGDDLLKKNFPMIHAVGRASVGAPRLIDMIWGPKNAPKVTLVGKGVCFDTGGLDIKPSSGMLLMKKDMGGGANVLGLASMIMAAGLKVRLRVLIPAVENSIAGNAFRPGDVLVSRKGITVEIGNTDAEGRLVLADALALADDDEPHLLIDMATLTGAARVALGPDLPPFYTGDEALASDLTAASIAVEDPLWRMPLWQPYDAKLSSKVADINNVTSDGFAGSITAALFLKRFVEKTVAWAHFDIFAWNPSDRPHGLAGGEAQGIRALEKVISKRFRS from the coding sequence ATGCCTGTCGAACTCGTCGAGAAAAAACTGAAGATGGCGCTGCCGGTCCATCTCGTGGCGAAGGACAGACTGGAGGCGGCAGGCCTGGCGTCGTCCGCGCTCTCCTGGGCCAGGGCCAACGGCTTTTCCGGCGAGGCGGGCAGGACGCTGGTCGTGCCTGGCGCAAACGGTGCGGTTGCCGGGGCACTGTTCGGCATGGGCGACAGCGAAGGCGCGCTTATTATCGGCGCGCTGGCGAGAGCCTTGCCGGAAGGCGACTGGCATTTCGCCTCGGCGCCCGCCGAACCGGAGCTCGCTGCCATCGCACTGGCGCTCGGCGGCTATGTTTTCACCCGCTACGGCAAGAAGCCCGGTAAGGCGCTACGTTTTTCCCTGCCGTCCGGCGCCGACGCGGCGCGTGTTCGCAGCATCGCCGAAGGCGTCTTCCTGACGCGCGATCTGGTCAACACGCCGACCAACGACATGGGGCCGGACGAGTTGGAGAAGGCGGTCCGGATCCTGGCCAGGACGCACAAGGCCGAAATGTCGGTGACCAAGGGCGACGACCTGCTCAAGAAGAATTTCCCGATGATCCATGCGGTCGGCCGCGCATCGGTCGGCGCGCCGCGGCTGATCGACATGATTTGGGGGCCGAAGAACGCCCCTAAGGTGACGCTGGTCGGCAAGGGCGTCTGCTTCGACACGGGCGGTCTCGACATCAAGCCGTCCTCGGGCATGCTTTTGATGAAGAAGGACATGGGCGGCGGCGCCAATGTCCTGGGCCTCGCTTCGATGATCATGGCCGCCGGGTTGAAGGTCCGGCTGCGCGTGCTGATCCCGGCGGTCGAGAATTCGATTGCCGGCAACGCCTTCCGGCCCGGCGACGTGCTGGTGAGCCGCAAGGGCATCACCGTCGAGATCGGCAACACCGACGCCGAGGGTCGGCTGGTTCTGGCGGATGCCTTGGCGCTGGCCGACGACGACGAGCCGCATCTGCTGATCGACATGGCGACCTTGACGGGGGCCGCCCGCGTTGCGCTCGGTCCCGACCTGCCGCCCTTTTACACCGGCGATGAAGCGTTGGCGTCCGATCTGACGGCGGCTTCCATCGCGGTCGAGGACCCGCTGTGGCGCATGCCGCTATGGCAGCCCTACGATGCAAAACTGTCCTCGAAGGTTGCCGACATCAACAACGTCACGTCGGACGGGTTCGCCGGCTCGATCACCGCGGCGCTGTTCCTGAAGCGCTTCGTCGAGAAGACCGTCGCCTGGGCGCATTTCGACATCTTCGCCTGGAACCCGTCCGATCGCCCTCATGGGCTGGCTGGTGGCGAGGCGCAAGGCATCCGCGCGCTGGAAAAGGTCATCTCGAAACGCTTTCGGTCATAG
- a CDS encoding MarR family winged helix-turn-helix transcriptional regulator translates to MSISMRPSQALRLWQQVMLSQVRDDAPDLTMRQTAILFTIYLDPPPHTVRGLAARLNVTKPVITRALDTMGALKLVSRHRDELDKRNVLVKRTVEGALFVERFGDVIIARAQELPI, encoded by the coding sequence ATGTCGATTTCGATGCGCCCGAGTCAGGCCTTGCGACTGTGGCAGCAGGTGATGCTGTCTCAGGTGCGCGACGACGCGCCGGACCTCACCATGCGCCAGACGGCGATCCTGTTCACCATCTATCTCGACCCGCCTCCGCATACGGTGCGCGGGCTCGCCGCCCGGCTCAATGTCACCAAGCCGGTCATCACCCGCGCGCTCGATACGATGGGTGCGCTGAAGCTGGTGTCGCGCCACCGCGACGAACTCGACAAGCGCAACGTGCTGGTCAAGCGCACCGTCGAGGGCGCGCTCTTTGTCGAGCGCTTCGGCGATGTTATCATCGCCAGAGCCCAGGAATTGCCCATTTGA
- a CDS encoding NlpC/P60 family protein: MTARDARLHAFRSDLADARLKGEVTADRFVAGRPARISASVADMRKAPRPDAGVNTQALFGDDVLVFEHVEGWAWIQAERDGYVGYVADTALGGRDHAPTHVVSVPRTFLYPGPDLRFPLSGQLSMGSAVTVTGAAETRGTHYALLSSGEAIISGHLRSVAEAAPDYVTVAETFLGTPYLWGGTSGFGIDCSGLVQLSMRMAGKNVLRDSDMQAATIGEPLDPGPDFAGLRRGDLVFWKGHVAVMTDAKTMIHASGHTMMVSREGLNEAVARIGYLYGGPTGFRRP; encoded by the coding sequence TTGACCGCCAGGGATGCCCGCCTTCACGCCTTCCGTTCCGATCTCGCCGATGCCAGGCTGAAAGGCGAGGTGACCGCCGACCGCTTCGTGGCCGGCCGGCCCGCGCGGATTTCAGCCTCCGTGGCCGATATGCGCAAGGCACCGCGCCCGGATGCCGGCGTCAACACGCAAGCCCTGTTCGGCGACGACGTCCTCGTCTTCGAGCACGTCGAGGGCTGGGCCTGGATCCAGGCCGAACGCGACGGCTATGTCGGCTATGTCGCCGACACCGCGCTGGGCGGGCGGGACCATGCGCCCACCCATGTCGTCTCAGTGCCGCGCACCTTCCTCTATCCGGGACCGGATTTGCGGTTTCCGCTGAGCGGACAGTTGTCGATGGGATCGGCGGTGACGGTGACCGGCGCGGCCGAAACGCGCGGCACGCATTATGCGCTGCTGTCGTCCGGCGAGGCGATCATATCGGGCCATTTGCGGTCTGTCGCCGAGGCTGCCCCTGACTATGTCACGGTCGCGGAGACGTTCCTCGGCACACCCTATCTATGGGGCGGCACGTCCGGTTTCGGCATCGACTGTTCCGGCCTTGTGCAATTGTCGATGCGCATGGCCGGCAAGAATGTATTGCGCGATTCCGACATGCAGGCGGCGACCATCGGTGAGCCGCTCGATCCGGGGCCGGATTTTGCCGGGTTGCGGCGCGGCGACCTAGTGTTCTGGAAGGGCCATGTCGCTGTAATGACCGACGCCAAGACGATGATCCACGCCAGCGGCCACACCATGATGGTCTCGCGAGAGGGACTCAACGAGGCCGTCGCCCGCATCGGCTATCTCTATGGCGGGCCGACCGGGTTTCGGCGGCCGTAG
- a CDS encoding ligase-associated DNA damage response DEXH box helicase, giving the protein MTEQPRLAEQNAAVHLPEPFVKWFAEKGWSPRAHQIELLARAEAGQSVLLIAPTGAGKTLAGFLPSLTELAGRPRRRPGQARRGIHTLYISPLKALAVDIERNLGKPVEEIGLPVTIETRTGDTPAHKRQRQKLVPPDILLTTPEQLALLIAAPDARRFFEDLRYVVLDELHSLVTSKRGHLLALGLARLRGFVPGLQTIGLSATVAEPDELRRWLVGQNPPKNSTGPAMAGLITVAGGAKPDISILDSEQHVPWSGHSARYAIPEIYEAIKRHRTTLLFVNTRSQAELLFQELWRANEDSLPIALHHGSLDVGQRRRVEKAMGENALRAIVATSTLDLGIDWGDVDLVVHVGAPKGASRLAQRIGRANHRMDEPSKAILIPANRFEVLECRAALDANYLGAQDTPPLIAGALDVLSQHVLGSACAAPFDADLLFEEVRGAAPYAGLERETFDRVVDFVATGGYALKSYERYARIRKTSDGLWRVSHPRIAQQYRLNVGTIVEMPELNVRYVRQGRGLAGRGGPVLGKIEEYFAETLRHGDSFLFAGKVLRFEGIRENECVVSNGAGANIIVPSYAGGKFPLSTYLADQVRGMLADSNRWQALPEQVADWLRLQKEKSVLPKRGDLLVETFPRGNRHYMVAYPFEGRLAHQTLGMLLTRRLERAGARPLGFVATDYSLAVWALDDMASLFKVEKPSLAALFDEDMLGDDLEAWLNDSWMLKRTFRTCAVIAGLIEKRFPGQEKSGRQVTVSADLIYDVLRSHEPDHILLQATRTDAAAGLLDVSRLAEMLSRVRGRIVHKHLEQISPLAVPIMLEIGKESVNGGANETLLMEAADLVEEAMGPGMSLV; this is encoded by the coding sequence GTGACAGAGCAGCCGCGCCTCGCCGAACAGAATGCCGCCGTGCACTTGCCCGAGCCATTCGTCAAATGGTTCGCGGAAAAAGGCTGGTCGCCGCGCGCCCATCAGATCGAATTGCTGGCAAGGGCTGAGGCCGGGCAGTCGGTGTTGCTGATCGCGCCGACTGGTGCCGGCAAGACGCTGGCTGGTTTCTTGCCCTCGTTGACCGAGCTGGCCGGTCGGCCAAGGAGAAGGCCGGGGCAGGCGCGTCGCGGCATCCACACGCTCTACATCTCGCCGCTGAAGGCGCTGGCCGTCGACATCGAGCGCAATCTCGGCAAGCCGGTGGAAGAGATCGGCCTGCCTGTCACCATCGAGACGCGCACCGGCGACACGCCCGCGCATAAACGCCAGCGGCAAAAGCTGGTGCCGCCCGACATTCTCCTGACCACGCCCGAGCAACTGGCGCTCCTCATTGCCGCGCCCGATGCCAGGCGTTTCTTCGAGGATCTGCGCTATGTCGTGCTCGATGAATTGCATTCGCTGGTGACATCGAAGCGCGGGCATCTTCTGGCGCTCGGCCTGGCGCGGCTGCGCGGTTTCGTGCCCGGCCTGCAGACGATCGGGCTTTCCGCCACCGTGGCAGAACCCGACGAGTTGCGCCGCTGGCTGGTTGGCCAGAATCCACCCAAAAACTCGACAGGCCCCGCGATGGCCGGGCTGATCACTGTCGCCGGCGGCGCCAAACCCGACATCTCCATACTCGATTCGGAACAGCACGTGCCGTGGTCCGGGCATTCGGCCCGCTACGCCATTCCTGAGATCTACGAGGCGATCAAGCGCCATCGCACAACGCTCCTGTTCGTCAACACACGCAGCCAGGCAGAGCTGCTGTTCCAGGAACTATGGCGGGCAAACGAGGACTCGCTGCCGATCGCTCTGCATCACGGCTCGCTCGATGTCGGCCAGCGCCGGCGGGTCGAAAAGGCGATGGGCGAGAATGCACTGCGCGCCATCGTCGCCACCTCGACGCTCGATCTCGGCATCGACTGGGGCGACGTCGACCTGGTCGTGCATGTCGGCGCGCCGAAGGGCGCGAGCCGGCTGGCGCAACGTATCGGCCGCGCCAACCACCGCATGGACGAGCCGTCGAAGGCGATCCTGATCCCGGCCAACCGCTTCGAAGTGCTGGAATGCCGGGCGGCGCTCGACGCCAATTATCTCGGCGCCCAGGACACGCCGCCGCTGATCGCCGGCGCGCTCGACGTGCTGTCGCAGCATGTGCTGGGCAGCGCTTGCGCGGCACCTTTCGACGCCGACCTTTTGTTCGAGGAAGTGCGCGGTGCCGCGCCCTATGCCGGGCTGGAGCGCGAGACTTTCGACCGTGTCGTCGATTTCGTCGCCACCGGAGGCTATGCGCTCAAGAGTTACGAGCGCTATGCCCGCATCCGAAAGACAAGCGACGGGTTGTGGCGCGTCTCGCATCCGCGCATCGCCCAGCAGTATCGGCTGAATGTCGGCACGATCGTCGAGATGCCGGAGCTGAACGTGCGCTATGTCAGGCAAGGGCGTGGTCTTGCCGGGCGCGGCGGGCCGGTGCTCGGCAAGATCGAGGAGTATTTCGCCGAGACACTGCGCCACGGTGACAGCTTTTTATTTGCCGGCAAAGTTCTTCGTTTCGAGGGCATCCGCGAGAACGAATGCGTCGTCTCCAACGGCGCCGGCGCCAACATCATCGTGCCGTCCTATGCCGGCGGCAAATTCCCGCTGTCGACCTATCTCGCCGACCAGGTGCGCGGCATGCTGGCCGATTCCAATCGCTGGCAGGCGCTGCCCGAACAGGTGGCCGACTGGCTGAGGTTGCAGAAGGAAAAATCGGTGCTGCCGAAGCGCGGCGACCTGCTGGTCGAGACCTTTCCACGCGGCAACCGGCACTACATGGTCGCCTATCCGTTCGAGGGAAGGCTGGCGCACCAGACACTCGGCATGCTTTTGACGCGGCGGCTGGAGCGGGCGGGTGCGCGGCCGCTCGGCTTTGTCGCCACCGACTATTCGCTGGCCGTCTGGGCGCTGGACGACATGGCATCGCTGTTCAAGGTCGAGAAGCCTTCGCTGGCTGCCTTGTTCGACGAAGACATGCTGGGCGACGATCTCGAAGCCTGGCTGAACGACAGCTGGATGCTGAAGCGCACCTTCCGCACCTGCGCGGTGATCGCCGGACTGATCGAGAAGCGGTTCCCAGGGCAGGAGAAGAGCGGGCGGCAAGTGACGGTCTCGGCCGACCTGATCTACGACGTGCTGCGCAGTCACGAGCCTGACCATATCCTGCTGCAGGCGACGCGGACGGATGCCGCGGCCGGACTGCTCGATGTCAGCAGACTTGCCGAGATGCTCTCGCGTGTCCGCGGTCGAATCGTGCATAAGCACCTTGAGCAGATTTCGCCGCTCGCCGTGCCGATCATGCTGGAGATCGGCAAGGAATCGGTGAACGGCGGCGCCAACGAGACGCTGCTGATGGAGGCGGCTGATCTGGTCGAGGAGGCCATGGGTCCGGGAATGAGCTTGGTTTGA
- the pdeM gene encoding ligase-associated DNA damage response endonuclease PdeM: protein MNFAARASTFAQADRVGIADERAVCDPRGVLYFPELRLLAVSDLHLEKGSSLARRGALIPPYDTGATLLRLQAVIADYQPAIVISLGDSFHDGGGAERMHSSFRERLEGLMAGRDWFWVAGNHDPDAPADLPGETVRELAVGSLVFRHQPSAVRVEGEISGHLHPCARIVQRGRSVRRRCFAGDGGRMIMPAFGAYTGSLNVLDRAYAGLFRLETLMAYMLGAERIFAISHTMLRPG from the coding sequence ATGAATTTCGCGGCGAGGGCATCGACATTCGCGCAAGCCGACCGGGTCGGCATCGCCGATGAGCGCGCGGTATGCGATCCGCGTGGCGTGCTCTACTTCCCCGAGCTGAGATTGCTGGCGGTGTCGGACCTGCATCTGGAAAAGGGCTCGTCCCTGGCACGGCGCGGCGCGCTGATTCCACCTTACGACACCGGCGCGACATTGCTGCGGCTGCAGGCGGTGATTGCCGATTATCAGCCGGCGATCGTCATCAGCCTTGGTGACTCGTTTCACGATGGCGGCGGCGCCGAGCGCATGCATTCAAGCTTTCGCGAACGGCTAGAAGGGCTGATGGCCGGCCGCGACTGGTTCTGGGTCGCCGGCAATCACGATCCGGACGCGCCAGCCGACCTGCCTGGCGAGACGGTGCGCGAACTGGCCGTCGGCTCCTTGGTCTTCCGGCATCAGCCTTCGGCGGTGAGGGTGGAGGGCGAGATATCAGGCCATCTGCACCCTTGCGCCCGCATCGTGCAGCGCGGCCGCTCGGTCAGGCGACGCTGCTTTGCCGGAGACGGCGGCCGCATGATCATGCCGGCCTTCGGTGCCTATACCGGCTCGCTCAATGTGCTCGACCGCGCCTACGCCGGGCTGTTTCGCCTGGAAACGCTGATGGCCTACATGCTGGGCGCTGAGCGCATTTTTGCGATTTCCCACACGATGCTCAGGCCCGGCTGA
- a CDS encoding quinone oxidoreductase → MKAIRVHRHGGPDVLAYEDVDIGQPGPGEVRVRNRAIGLNFVDVYFRSGEYVPPSLPFTPGNEGAGEVVSVGEGVADFAPGDRVAYVETLGAYAEERIVPAHFLMHLPDAIDFETGAAMMLKGLTAQYLLRRTFRVEAGHTILVHAAAGGVGLFLTQWAKHLGATVIGTVGSPGKAELALENGCDHVIEYRWQDFAGRVREITNGEGCHVVYDGVGKATFPASLDCLRPFGTFVSFGTASGPIEPFDIMLLMKKGSLFATWQLLFAHLARREDVLAMSEELFHVVSSGAVKIPVHARLPLAEAAEAHRRIEARQTTGATILLP, encoded by the coding sequence ATGAAAGCAATCCGTGTTCACCGCCATGGCGGGCCAGATGTGCTCGCCTATGAGGACGTCGACATCGGCCAACCAGGACCCGGCGAGGTCCGCGTCCGCAACAGGGCGATCGGCCTCAACTTCGTCGATGTCTACTTCCGCAGCGGCGAATATGTGCCGCCCAGCCTGCCGTTCACGCCCGGCAACGAGGGCGCGGGCGAGGTCGTGTCGGTCGGCGAAGGCGTCGCCGACTTCGCCCCTGGCGACCGCGTGGCCTATGTCGAGACGCTCGGCGCCTATGCCGAGGAGCGCATCGTGCCGGCCCACTTCCTCATGCACCTGCCCGACGCCATCGATTTCGAGACTGGCGCAGCCATGATGCTGAAGGGGCTGACGGCACAATATCTCCTGCGCCGCACCTTTCGCGTCGAGGCCGGGCACACCATCCTCGTGCACGCCGCGGCGGGCGGTGTCGGCCTTTTCCTGACGCAATGGGCAAAGCACCTCGGCGCGACCGTCATCGGCACGGTCGGTTCACCCGGTAAGGCCGAGCTCGCCCTCGAGAACGGCTGCGACCACGTCATTGAGTACCGCTGGCAGGATTTTGCTGGGCGCGTCAGGGAAATCACGAACGGCGAGGGCTGCCACGTCGTTTATGACGGTGTCGGCAAGGCGACCTTCCCGGCCTCGCTCGACTGCCTGCGGCCCTTCGGCACTTTCGTCAGCTTCGGCACGGCATCGGGACCGATCGAGCCGTTCGACATCATGCTCCTGATGAAGAAGGGCTCGCTCTTCGCCACATGGCAATTGCTGTTCGCGCATCTCGCAAGGCGCGAGGACGTTCTGGCAATGAGCGAGGAGCTTTTCCATGTCGTTTCGAGCGGCGCGGTGAAGATTCCCGTCCATGCCCGCTTGCCACTCGCCGAGGCGGCCGAAGCGCACCGTCGGATCGAGGCGAGGCAGACGACCGGCGCGACAATCCTGCTGCCGTAG
- a CDS encoding LysR family transcriptional regulator, producing the protein MISEQISLDLLRTYVAVCRQGSLSRVAAQTGRTQSALSMQMRRLEGLLKRHLFQRTGRGVVPTAEGELFLGYATRILALSDEAVACLRQTEISGGVRIGSRRGGRHCGAPGSARAASSCLSRHQPRRGGRAQCLSGTALE; encoded by the coding sequence ATGATATCTGAGCAAATCAGCCTCGACCTTCTTCGCACCTATGTGGCGGTCTGCCGGCAAGGCAGCTTGAGCAGGGTCGCCGCGCAGACCGGCCGAACCCAATCGGCGTTGAGCATGCAGATGCGCCGGCTCGAGGGCCTGCTGAAGCGGCACTTGTTTCAGCGCACTGGCCGCGGCGTTGTGCCAACCGCCGAAGGAGAACTTTTTCTGGGTTACGCGACCCGTATCCTCGCCCTGAGCGATGAAGCTGTAGCGTGTCTGCGCCAGACTGAAATCAGCGGCGGCGTGCGCATCGGTTCTCGCCGAGGAGGTCGCCACTGCGGCGCTCCCGGCAGCGCTCGGGCGGCTTCATCGTGCCTATCCCGACATCAGCCTCGACGTGGTGGTCGAGCACAGTGTCTCTCTGGGACGGCTTTGGAGTGA
- a CDS encoding LysR substrate-binding domain-containing protein, which translates to MSLDVVVEHSVSLGRLWSEDGLDIMIAPTSVVVADALITWNVNLQWVCDLDYVPDQERPLDLVAFAAPCLWRRRMIAALVAAGREHRVALSSHSVTALQAAIENGLGIGLLPPESVRTGSMRVLKTSAGVPEPLTVQYGLYAHDRRTPVVDAAIDVLLKDIPATPGP; encoded by the coding sequence ATCAGCCTCGACGTGGTGGTCGAGCACAGTGTCTCTCTGGGACGGCTTTGGAGTGAAGACGGGCTGGATATTATGATCGCCCCGACTTCCGTCGTGGTAGCCGATGCCTTGATTACGTGGAACGTCAACCTGCAGTGGGTGTGTGACCTGGACTATGTCCCGGATCAGGAACGGCCTCTTGATCTCGTCGCCTTCGCCGCACCCTGCCTTTGGCGTCGGCGCATGATAGCTGCGCTGGTCGCCGCGGGCCGGGAGCACAGGGTCGCCTTGTCGAGCCACAGCGTCACCGCCTTGCAGGCAGCGATAGAGAACGGGCTGGGCATCGGACTGCTTCCGCCCGAATCCGTTCGCACGGGTTCAATGCGGGTGCTGAAGACATCGGCCGGCGTACCCGAGCCGCTCACAGTCCAATACGGTCTCTACGCTCACGACCGGCGGACCCCCGTTGTCGATGCCGCGATCGACGTACTGCTGAAGGACATACCGGCGACACCCGGACCATGA